Proteins co-encoded in one Gemmatimonadales bacterium genomic window:
- a CDS encoding thioredoxin domain-containing protein yields the protein MSTLDGEVGERDHVLGGADARVTLVEYGDFECPDCGRAYPVLKAVQKALGPNLRFVFRHFPLPASHPHAAAAAEAAEAAAGQERFWEMHDRLFEHQTALDESDLRKHARKIGLDLERFENDMRLHTHERRVREDLASGSTSGVHGTPTLFINGQRYDGPRERSALVAALARAALTLPVA from the coding sequence GTGAGTACGCTCGATGGCGAGGTGGGCGAGCGCGATCACGTCCTGGGCGGGGCCGACGCACGAGTGACGCTGGTGGAATACGGCGACTTCGAGTGTCCCGATTGTGGCCGAGCGTACCCGGTCCTCAAGGCGGTGCAGAAGGCGCTGGGACCCAACCTGCGGTTCGTCTTCCGTCACTTCCCCCTACCAGCCTCCCATCCCCACGCCGCCGCGGCCGCCGAGGCCGCCGAGGCGGCGGCAGGACAGGAACGGTTCTGGGAGATGCACGACCGGCTGTTCGAGCACCAGACGGCGCTGGACGAGAGCGATCTGCGGAAGCATGCTCGGAAGATCGGCCTGGACCTGGAGCGATTCGAGAATGACATGCGTTTGCACACACACGAGAGGCGGGTGCGCGAGGATCTCGCCAGCGGGTCCACCAGCGGCGTCCACGGCACCCCGACGCTCTTCATCAATGGCCAGCGCTACGACGGCCCGCGCGAGCGCTCGGCGCTGGTGGCGGCGCTGGCACGGGCGGCGCTCACGCTCCCGGTAGCATGA
- a CDS encoding helical backbone metal receptor produces MTARLRLAALCAAGLVACHQPGRRPDLEAAVVAASASASATDEAATSVADDAGNTLRIDRPPRRIVSLNPTTTELLFALGAGDRLVGRTDACDYPVAALRVASVGAWLPPNVEAVAARSPDLVLLYDGPTNAGARARLRSMGIPVLALRTDHLADVPRLARLLGRVVGADHAADSLARTFEAALGRLRRSAEPALAPGVLLLAWDQPLIVLGAGSFVSELLELAGARNVFDDLSLPSAPVTLESVVARGPLAIVTVGAMSAGFASRPEWQALRAVRRHRLLALTESVFNRPSPRAPAAVAMLRHRLQPVLQ; encoded by the coding sequence TTGACGGCCCGTCTCCGGCTCGCGGCACTCTGTGCCGCGGGGCTCGTCGCGTGCCACCAGCCCGGCCGCCGGCCGGACCTTGAGGCCGCGGTGGTTGCCGCCTCGGCTAGCGCCTCGGCTACCGACGAGGCGGCCACCTCGGTCGCCGATGACGCGGGGAACACGCTCCGCATCGACCGGCCGCCGCGTCGGATCGTCTCGCTCAATCCCACCACTACCGAGCTCCTCTTCGCCTTGGGCGCCGGCGACCGCCTGGTCGGCCGCACCGACGCGTGCGACTACCCCGTGGCCGCTCTGCGGGTGGCGAGCGTCGGGGCCTGGCTCCCGCCCAACGTCGAAGCCGTAGCCGCGCGGTCACCCGACCTGGTCCTGCTGTACGACGGCCCGACCAACGCCGGCGCCCGCGCCCGGCTCAGGTCGATGGGTATCCCGGTGCTGGCCCTTCGCACCGACCACCTCGCCGACGTGCCCAGACTGGCCCGGCTGCTGGGGCGCGTGGTGGGCGCAGACCACGCGGCGGACTCGCTGGCGCGAACGTTCGAGGCGGCACTCGGCCGCCTGCGCCGGTCGGCCGAGCCTGCACTGGCTCCCGGGGTGCTGCTCCTCGCCTGGGACCAGCCGCTCATCGTACTCGGCGCCGGCAGCTTCGTGAGCGAGCTGCTGGAGCTGGCCGGCGCACGCAACGTGTTCGACGACCTATCACTGCCTTCCGCCCCGGTCACGCTCGAATCGGTCGTGGCGCGCGGTCCGCTCGCCATCGTCACGGTGGGCGCGATGAGCGCCGGCTTCGCCTCGCGCCCTGAATGGCAGGCCCTGCGCGCGGTTCGGCGGCACCGTCTCCTCGCGCTCACCGAATCCGTCTTCAATCGGCCCAGTCCGCGGGCACCCGCCGCCGTGGCCATGCTCCGGCACCGCCTCCAGCCGGTGCTGCAGTGA
- a CDS encoding TonB-dependent receptor, with protein MIRARPAFPIRWCAAAALLVATAPILAAQERSDTTVLPEIVVTATRYPVSADSVGVTVTVLRGEDLRAQGIRSVADALRQVPGAQVVQGGGFGAQTSLFLRGGESDYVKVLVDGVAVNQPGGSYDFANLTTDNIERIEVVRGPGSVLYGSDAISGVVQIVTRDGRGDTELSATGEGGTYGSFRWEAEALGGGEALGWSAAVSRRTTDGIYGFNSDYHNTVASGRVRAAAGGRTGAALSARFADGAFHFPTDFTGAPTDHNQFNTERTTTVSLDVTHRFSSAVEGQLLVGRHAANNEFVNPPDSATDFNGFSDSRIDTRRWTAEARGQLRLPADIRGLAGVSLDHERQANLQRSAAEDPLTRVDPSPERTNWGFFLQGSAMPVARLQLTAGGRLDQNERFGSFWTYRTSALAFVTPSTRIRASVGTGFKEPSFFDNFATGFATGNPDLRPERTFSVEGGVTQDVPGTGVSVSATGFAQRFRDLIQFTFAPPSPGAPNFFNVAAARVAGVEIGVKLRPTAGVEADAAYTHLHTEVTDAGFDSGEDATFVNGQRLLRRPDDMLTFGLQSTVARRGRVGAVLTVVGSREDVRFASFPDPSKRLTLPSYATLDLSGSVAVLLPGGGVPGLDLTTRVENLFDKSYEQAANFRSPGRTILVGVTTHVR; from the coding sequence ATGATCCGCGCTCGTCCAGCCTTCCCGATCCGGTGGTGTGCCGCCGCCGCGCTCCTCGTCGCGACCGCCCCCATCCTCGCTGCCCAGGAGCGGAGCGACACCACCGTGCTTCCCGAGATCGTCGTCACGGCGACGCGCTATCCGGTGAGCGCGGACTCGGTGGGTGTCACCGTGACGGTGCTGCGGGGCGAGGATCTCCGGGCCCAGGGCATTCGCTCGGTGGCAGACGCGCTCCGGCAGGTCCCCGGCGCGCAGGTGGTGCAGGGGGGCGGATTCGGGGCGCAGACCTCGCTGTTTCTCCGCGGAGGCGAAAGCGACTACGTGAAGGTCCTGGTGGACGGTGTCGCCGTCAACCAGCCCGGCGGCTCTTACGACTTCGCCAACCTGACCACCGACAACATCGAGCGGATCGAGGTCGTTCGGGGCCCCGGTAGCGTGCTGTACGGTTCGGACGCGATCTCCGGCGTGGTCCAGATCGTGACCCGCGATGGCCGCGGAGATACCGAGCTGAGCGCGACCGGGGAGGGCGGTACCTACGGCTCCTTCCGCTGGGAGGCCGAGGCGCTCGGCGGTGGCGAGGCACTGGGCTGGTCGGCGGCGGTATCCCGCAGGACCACCGACGGGATCTACGGCTTCAACAGCGACTATCACAACACCGTGGCGAGCGGGCGGGTCCGGGCGGCGGCCGGCGGGCGCACCGGGGCGGCGCTCTCGGCCCGCTTCGCGGACGGCGCGTTCCACTTTCCCACCGACTTCACCGGCGCGCCCACCGATCACAATCAGTTCAACACCGAGCGGACCACCACGGTCTCGCTGGACGTCACTCACCGGTTCTCCAGCGCGGTGGAAGGACAGCTCCTGGTGGGTCGGCACGCGGCGAACAACGAGTTCGTGAACCCGCCTGACTCCGCCACCGACTTCAACGGCTTCAGCGACTCGCGCATCGACACCCGGCGCTGGACCGCCGAGGCGCGCGGCCAGCTGCGGCTACCGGCAGACATCCGCGGCCTGGCCGGAGTGAGTCTGGACCACGAGCGCCAGGCCAACCTTCAGCGCTCGGCTGCCGAGGACCCGCTCACGCGGGTCGACCCCTCACCGGAGCGGACCAACTGGGGGTTCTTCCTGCAGGGCTCCGCGATGCCGGTGGCCCGCCTTCAGCTCACGGCCGGCGGACGGCTGGACCAGAACGAGCGTTTCGGGAGCTTCTGGACCTATCGGACCAGCGCGCTCGCGTTCGTCACTCCGTCTACCCGGATCCGGGCGTCGGTGGGAACGGGCTTCAAGGAGCCCTCGTTCTTCGACAACTTCGCCACCGGCTTCGCGACGGGCAATCCGGACCTTCGCCCTGAGCGGACGTTCAGCGTGGAGGGCGGCGTGACCCAGGACGTACCGGGCACCGGCGTCAGTGTCTCCGCTACCGGCTTCGCCCAGCGGTTCCGAGACTTGATCCAGTTCACCTTCGCGCCGCCCTCGCCGGGCGCGCCGAACTTCTTCAACGTCGCGGCCGCCAGGGTGGCGGGCGTGGAGATCGGGGTGAAGCTCCGTCCGACCGCCGGCGTGGAGGCGGACGCCGCCTACACCCACCTGCACACCGAAGTGACCGACGCGGGCTTCGATTCGGGGGAAGACGCGACGTTCGTGAACGGCCAGCGCCTGCTCCGCCGCCCCGACGACATGCTCACCTTCGGACTGCAGTCCACGGTGGCCCGGCGTGGCCGAGTCGGGGCGGTGCTGACGGTGGTCGGCAGCCGGGAGGACGTGCGGTTCGCCTCCTTCCCCGACCCCTCGAAGCGCCTGACGCTTCCGAGCTACGCCACCCTCGATCTCAGCGGCAGCGTGGCCGTGCTGCTTCCGGGCGGCGGCGTGCCCGGCCTGGACCTGACCACGAGGGTCGAGAACCTGTTCGACAAGTCGTACGAGCAGGCGGCCAACTTCCGCTCGCCCGGGCGGACGATTCTCGTGGGCGTCACGACCCATGTCCGCTGA
- a CDS encoding DUF711 family protein — MPPARPFRVRTITAGVGLTSTTELDRVEAAIAVLQRGRKLFEDEGYEVETLRVATPPLVADLTGAARDAALTDLRALDRLAQDRDVLVAIGPILLADRADPGLAAWAAELARTTTKLSFSVTVAAPGTGTQPHAIQTAAEVMLAISRSTPGGLGNFRFAAAAHIPPGTPFFPVAYHAGPDSLAIGLESASLVEAALRSARDPRDATARLRTRLEESLGPVERTAAAFAQREGRRYLGIDPSPAPAKDRSIGAAIEALTHRPFGSASTLDACAAITGALKSLRVRTCGYAGLMLPVLEDPVLAQRATEGRYGVHELLLYSSVCGTGLDVIPLPGDIPSETVARLILDVAALADRLQKPLAARLLLLPGKRAGDLARFDDPLLADCGVMRID; from the coding sequence GTGCCCCCAGCCAGGCCCTTCCGGGTTCGTACCATCACGGCCGGCGTCGGCCTCACTTCCACCACAGAGCTCGACCGCGTCGAGGCGGCGATCGCAGTGCTGCAGCGGGGCAGGAAGTTGTTCGAAGACGAAGGCTACGAGGTCGAGACGCTGCGCGTCGCCACTCCTCCCCTGGTGGCCGATCTCACCGGGGCCGCGCGAGACGCCGCGCTGACCGACCTTCGAGCGCTCGACCGGCTGGCGCAGGACAGGGACGTCCTGGTGGCCATCGGCCCGATCCTCCTCGCCGACCGAGCCGACCCCGGCCTCGCCGCCTGGGCGGCGGAGCTGGCCCGGACCACGACCAAGCTCAGCTTCTCGGTGACGGTGGCCGCGCCCGGCACCGGTACCCAGCCTCACGCGATCCAGACGGCCGCCGAAGTGATGCTCGCCATCTCCCGGTCGACTCCCGGCGGCCTTGGCAACTTCCGCTTCGCGGCGGCAGCCCACATTCCCCCCGGTACGCCGTTCTTTCCGGTGGCCTACCATGCGGGCCCGGACTCGTTGGCCATCGGACTGGAATCGGCCTCCCTGGTGGAGGCGGCGCTCCGGTCGGCCCGGGACCCGCGCGACGCCACCGCGCGGCTCCGGACGCGGCTGGAGGAGTCCCTTGGCCCGGTGGAGCGGACCGCCGCCGCGTTTGCGCAGCGGGAGGGCCGGAGGTATCTGGGGATCGATCCGTCGCCCGCGCCTGCCAAGGATCGCAGCATCGGCGCGGCCATCGAGGCGCTGACCCACCGGCCGTTCGGCAGTGCCTCTACGCTGGATGCCTGTGCCGCCATCACCGGGGCGTTGAAGTCGCTGCGGGTCCGCACCTGTGGCTACGCCGGTCTCATGCTGCCGGTCCTGGAAGACCCGGTCCTCGCACAGCGGGCCACTGAGGGCCGGTACGGCGTTCACGAGCTCCTGCTCTACTCCAGCGTGTGTGGCACCGGGCTGGATGTCATTCCGCTCCCGGGAGACATCCCCAGTGAGACGGTCGCTCGCCTCATCCTGGACGTGGCCGCGCTGGCGGACCGGCTCCAGAAACCGCTCGCGGCTCGCTTGCTACTCCTGCCCGGCAAACGGGCGGGAGATCTCGCCCGGTTCGATGATCCGTTGCTGGCCGATTGCGGGGTGATGCGGATCGATTGA
- a CDS encoding cobalamin-binding protein: protein MLISSRSELRQRRRIASLLPGATEIVLALGLEDALVAVSHSCDFPGRVSRLPRVTRTRIPVDAPSREIDRVVRSALARGESLYQVDAERLDELAPDLIVTQGLCEVCAVGPAEVQRALPSLQSSPEVLVLDPHTLEETFGAIVRVGAAACVRDRAERVAASLRRRVDAIRARHPAGAPRPRVAFLEWIDPPISGGHWNPELVALAGGEDGLGRPGMPSRTISWDELLAWEPEVLVAACCGYSAERTRRELAWFRAQPGVPELPCVRNGRVYVADGVSLFSRPGPSLVDSLERLDEVLCGSRANLQ, encoded by the coding sequence ATGCTGATCTCCTCCCGATCTGAGCTGCGCCAGCGTCGACGGATCGCATCCCTGCTGCCGGGCGCCACCGAGATCGTGCTTGCGCTTGGGCTGGAGGACGCGCTGGTCGCCGTCAGCCACTCCTGCGATTTCCCCGGGCGCGTCTCTCGTCTGCCGCGGGTCACCCGGACCCGCATCCCGGTCGACGCGCCGAGTCGCGAGATCGATCGCGTGGTCCGCTCGGCGCTCGCCAGGGGCGAATCCCTGTATCAGGTGGATGCTGAACGGCTCGACGAGCTGGCACCCGACCTCATCGTCACGCAGGGTCTCTGCGAGGTGTGCGCCGTCGGCCCGGCAGAGGTGCAGCGCGCACTCCCATCGCTCCAGTCCTCACCCGAGGTGCTGGTGCTCGACCCCCACACACTGGAGGAGACGTTCGGCGCCATCGTTCGCGTGGGAGCGGCAGCCTGCGTCCGCGACCGCGCCGAGCGGGTCGCCGCCAGCCTCCGTCGCCGGGTGGATGCGATCCGCGCGCGCCATCCGGCAGGAGCACCGCGCCCTCGGGTGGCGTTTCTGGAATGGATCGATCCACCCATCTCGGGCGGCCACTGGAATCCGGAGCTGGTGGCGCTGGCCGGCGGAGAGGACGGCCTCGGCCGGCCCGGAATGCCGAGCCGAACAATTTCCTGGGACGAGCTGCTGGCGTGGGAACCGGAGGTGCTGGTGGCGGCGTGCTGTGGCTACTCCGCCGAGCGGACCCGACGGGAGCTGGCGTGGTTCCGCGCGCAGCCTGGAGTGCCGGAGCTCCCCTGCGTCCGAAATGGGCGAGTGTACGTGGCCGACGGCGTCTCGCTCTTCAGCCGGCCCGGTCCCAGCCTGGTCGACAGCCTGGAGCGGCTGGACGAGGTTCTCTGCGGCTCAAGAGCAAACTTGCAATGA
- a CDS encoding protein kinase — translation MPSRLGQKIFLGTALVVVAVLGAALLVTKRQADSAADAASTRALQATQSAIGDALAGRSQTLRRLAAALAQVPAYVSRIGESLRAGTRANLLDQADELRAQTGADWVLITDGAGVLQAWTANRSAFDEDFSRGALIGRALEGQTTEGVWIEPGQAGDELYQAVGVPVVDPGSARPFGVVVAALRIDSAFARQLRRHTNSEIVFFARDTLGVPQVILSTLPLDQVQAAVRAIPADSAARESVTRFRLTTRGTRYEGATGLLATADGVPIGGYVGLHSRDADLAAYHQLSRTIGWAFVVGLVLALGVSVLMARQITRPVNRLVEVTRRVSEGQYTGRIEVTSRDEIGELATAFRRMVEELREKDRLVTYLRTGTHQIEDGPRTFGRGEGRLVVGARFAGRYDIQEAIGAGGMGVVYRAFDREVGETVAIKALRPELDQFDPTMLERFKQELRLARRITHRNVVRTFDIGELDGVYYITMEFVRGTTVATLIREAGRLAVPAALTIGKQVCRALEVAHEEGIVHRDIKPQNLLVDPTGFLKVMDFGIARLTERRSGGSETLTAAGVVVGTPQYMAPEQLFGEPVDHRSDLYATGAVLFECVTGRHVFEAPTPMALLARHMNDAAPDPIDLNPEIPAALAHIIAKALERRPENRWGSATDMLHALEQVEA, via the coding sequence ATGCCCTCGCGCCTGGGACAGAAGATCTTCCTCGGCACGGCGCTGGTGGTGGTCGCCGTGCTCGGCGCGGCTCTGCTGGTGACCAAGCGCCAGGCCGACAGCGCTGCCGACGCCGCCTCCACTCGCGCCCTCCAGGCCACCCAATCGGCCATCGGCGATGCTCTCGCCGGCCGCAGCCAAACCCTGCGGCGGCTGGCCGCCGCGCTGGCGCAGGTGCCAGCCTACGTGTCCCGCATCGGCGAATCGCTCCGCGCCGGCACCCGGGCCAACCTGCTCGACCAGGCCGATGAGCTCCGGGCCCAGACCGGCGCCGACTGGGTGCTCATCACCGACGGCGCCGGCGTGCTCCAGGCATGGACCGCCAACCGGAGCGCGTTCGACGAAGACTTCTCTCGGGGGGCGCTGATCGGCCGGGCGCTCGAGGGGCAGACCACCGAGGGCGTCTGGATCGAGCCGGGCCAGGCGGGCGACGAGCTCTACCAGGCGGTCGGCGTGCCGGTAGTCGATCCGGGGAGCGCCCGCCCCTTCGGGGTGGTCGTCGCGGCGCTTCGGATCGACAGCGCCTTTGCCCGGCAGCTCCGCCGTCACACCAACTCCGAGATCGTCTTCTTCGCCCGCGACACGCTCGGCGTGCCGCAGGTGATCCTGTCGACGCTCCCCCTGGACCAGGTCCAGGCCGCCGTCCGCGCGATCCCGGCCGACAGCGCCGCGCGCGAGTCCGTCACCCGCTTTCGGCTCACCACCCGGGGCACCCGATACGAGGGAGCCACCGGGCTGCTCGCCACGGCGGACGGAGTGCCGATCGGCGGATACGTCGGTCTGCACTCGCGGGACGCGGATCTCGCGGCGTACCATCAGCTCAGCCGCACGATCGGCTGGGCGTTCGTGGTGGGTCTGGTGCTCGCGCTCGGCGTGTCGGTGCTGATGGCGCGGCAGATCACCCGCCCGGTGAATCGTCTGGTCGAAGTGACCCGAAGAGTGAGCGAGGGGCAGTACACCGGCCGCATCGAGGTTACCAGCCGGGACGAGATCGGCGAGCTCGCCACCGCCTTTCGCCGGATGGTGGAGGAGCTGCGGGAGAAGGACCGGCTGGTCACCTATCTCCGCACCGGAACGCACCAGATCGAGGACGGCCCGCGGACCTTCGGCCGGGGCGAAGGGAGGCTGGTGGTCGGGGCCCGGTTCGCCGGGCGCTACGACATTCAGGAAGCGATCGGCGCCGGGGGGATGGGAGTGGTGTATCGCGCGTTCGACCGCGAGGTCGGCGAGACCGTGGCCATCAAGGCGCTCCGCCCGGAGCTGGACCAGTTCGACCCCACCATGCTCGAGCGGTTCAAGCAGGAGCTCCGGCTGGCGCGCCGGATCACCCACCGGAACGTGGTGCGGACCTTCGATATCGGCGAGTTGGACGGGGTCTACTACATCACCATGGAGTTCGTGCGCGGGACCACCGTGGCCACGCTGATCCGGGAGGCCGGCCGGCTGGCGGTCCCGGCGGCGCTCACCATCGGGAAGCAGGTCTGCCGGGCCCTGGAGGTGGCGCACGAGGAGGGGATCGTCCACCGCGACATCAAGCCGCAGAACCTGCTGGTGGATCCGACCGGGTTCCTCAAGGTGATGGACTTCGGCATCGCTCGGCTGACCGAGCGGCGGTCGGGCGGCTCGGAGACGCTCACGGCGGCTGGGGTGGTGGTGGGAACGCCGCAGTACATGGCGCCGGAGCAACTGTTCGGCGAACCGGTGGACCATCGGAGCGACCTCTACGCCACCGGCGCGGTGCTGTTCGAGTGCGTCACGGGCCGGCACGTGTTCGAGGCGCCGACCCCGATGGCGCTCCTGGCCCGACACATGAACGACGCGGCGCCGGACCCGATCGACCTGAATCCCGAGATCCCCGCCGCGCTCGCCCACATCATTGCGAAGGCGCTCGAGCGCCGACCGGAGAACCGCTGGGGGAGCGCCACCGATATGCTTCACGCCCTGGAGCAGGTGGAAGCCTAG
- a CDS encoding type II toxin-antitoxin system VapC family toxin — MELVVDTSVLIAVLTGETARDRLIARTQGAELLAPGSVHWEIGTAFSALLKRRRLKLAEVQAALAAYAAIPIRVVEVELGAALELADRFGLYAYDAYLMACARRQRAPLLTLDARLGRAAQEAGVQVLEVG, encoded by the coding sequence GTGGAGCTCGTCGTCGACACGTCCGTGCTGATTGCCGTGCTCACGGGAGAGACGGCGCGGGACCGCCTCATCGCCCGAACTCAGGGAGCCGAGCTGCTCGCGCCGGGCTCGGTGCACTGGGAGATCGGGACCGCGTTCTCGGCCTTGCTCAAGCGCCGCCGGCTGAAGCTGGCGGAGGTCCAGGCCGCGCTCGCCGCGTACGCCGCGATCCCGATCCGGGTGGTGGAGGTCGAGCTGGGCGCCGCGCTGGAGCTGGCGGATCGGTTCGGGCTCTACGCCTACGACGCCTATCTCATGGCCTGCGCCCGGCGTCAGCGGGCACCCCTGCTGACGCTGGATGCGCGGCTCGGGCGGGCGGCACAGGAGGCGGGCGTACAGGTGCTGGAGGTGGGATGA
- a CDS encoding plastocyanin/azurin family copper-binding protein: protein MRGKVQRGDRFRRVLLAAAMALPVAVVVGGRVTMLDKGDHPGDVGQAVIWLATPAAEAVVPVRAEIGTADKAFSPHLLVVPVGSTISFPNHDPFNHNVFSLSEENPFDLGLYGRGEARSVKFTRPGIMRVYCNVHAQMSAIVVVRDNSYFAQPASDGTFSLPAVPPGSYQLHAWHERAPEVIRQLTVPPAGLQNLALELDARGYHFKPHLNKFGQPYPQRGRRY from the coding sequence ATGCGAGGTAAAGTACAGCGCGGCGACAGGTTCCGCCGAGTCCTGCTGGCCGCCGCGATGGCGCTGCCGGTCGCGGTGGTGGTGGGTGGGCGCGTCACCATGCTGGACAAGGGCGATCATCCGGGCGACGTGGGCCAGGCGGTGATCTGGCTCGCCACTCCCGCGGCGGAGGCGGTGGTGCCGGTGCGCGCCGAGATCGGGACGGCGGACAAGGCGTTCTCGCCGCATCTGCTGGTGGTGCCGGTCGGCTCCACCATCTCCTTTCCCAATCACGATCCGTTCAACCATAACGTCTTCTCGCTCTCCGAGGAGAATCCGTTCGACCTGGGTCTCTATGGCAGGGGCGAAGCGCGGTCGGTCAAGTTCACCCGGCCGGGAATCATGCGGGTCTACTGCAACGTCCACGCGCAGATGAGCGCGATCGTGGTGGTGCGGGACAATTCCTATTTCGCCCAGCCCGCCAGCGACGGGACCTTCTCGCTGCCGGCGGTGCCGCCAGGCAGCTACCAGCTCCACGCCTGGCATGAGCGGGCGCCCGAGGTCATCCGGCAGCTCACGGTTCCCCCCGCCGGTCTCCAGAACCTCGCCCTGGAGCTGGATGCGCGCGGGTACCACTTCAAGCCTCACCTCAACAAGTTCGGCCAGCCGTACCCGCAGCGAGGACGGCGCTACTGA
- a CDS encoding DUF2214 family protein, whose product MSIRWLFAALHLLGLGLGLGAVWARGRALRGELDPAGLRRVFYADTWWGIAALVWISTGLVRAFGGLEKGSAYYLHNHLFWGKMTLLLMILILEISPMVTLIRWRAQVGRGELPDTRAAGRLAQTSFLQAALVVLMVLAATGMARGYGAAS is encoded by the coding sequence ATGTCTATCCGTTGGCTGTTCGCGGCGCTCCACCTTCTGGGCCTGGGGCTCGGCCTCGGCGCGGTCTGGGCTCGCGGGCGTGCGCTCCGCGGTGAGCTGGACCCGGCCGGGCTCCGCCGGGTCTTCTATGCCGATACCTGGTGGGGCATCGCCGCCCTGGTCTGGATCTCCACCGGCCTGGTCCGCGCCTTCGGTGGGCTGGAGAAGGGGAGTGCCTACTACCTGCACAATCACCTGTTCTGGGGGAAGATGACGCTGCTCTTGATGATCCTGATCCTGGAGATCTCGCCGATGGTCACTCTCATCCGCTGGAGGGCGCAGGTCGGGCGCGGCGAGCTGCCCGATACGAGGGCGGCGGGCCGGCTCGCGCAGACCAGTTTCCTGCAGGCGGCGCTCGTGGTGCTCATGGTGCTGGCGGCGACGGGGATGGCGAGGGGGTACGGGGCGGCAAGCTAG
- a CDS encoding DUF427 domain-containing protein — MSLDADSYAAERAKWRNFPRVRPPDIVAPGPGQESVWDYPRPPRVESVLARVRVELGGRVVADSTRALRVCETSSPPVYYVPPSDIDLECVAPSQRTSFCEWKGVARYWTVQSAGRMAKDAGWSYPEPDEGYEAIRDYLSFYPRRVDGCYVGEHRVTPQPGFYYGGWVTPDLVGPFKGVPGSEAW; from the coding sequence GTGTCCCTCGATGCCGACAGCTATGCGGCCGAACGTGCGAAGTGGCGGAACTTCCCGCGGGTGCGGCCGCCCGATATCGTTGCCCCCGGTCCGGGACAGGAATCGGTCTGGGACTACCCGCGGCCGCCTCGGGTCGAGTCGGTGCTCGCGCGCGTGCGCGTGGAGCTCGGAGGGCGGGTCGTGGCGGACAGCACCCGGGCACTTCGGGTGTGTGAGACCTCGAGTCCGCCGGTGTACTACGTGCCGCCGTCCGACATCGATCTCGAGTGCGTGGCGCCGAGCCAACGCACCAGTTTCTGCGAGTGGAAGGGCGTCGCCCGGTATTGGACCGTCCAGTCGGCCGGCCGGATGGCCAAAGACGCCGGCTGGAGCTACCCGGAGCCGGACGAGGGCTACGAGGCGATCCGCGACTATCTGTCCTTCTATCCCCGCCGCGTGGACGGGTGCTACGTGGGCGAGCACCGGGTCACCCCGCAGCCCGGCTTCTACTACGGCGGCTGGGTCACGCCTGATCTGGTCGGCCCCTTCAAGGGAGTGCCGGGATCCGAGGCGTGGTGA
- a CDS encoding DUF4956 domain-containing protein: protein MTTPAQSARAEPSALRVIGRVTVMRLIGYYLAAGLVLLVLTAVFPVNEAPAGASSPVDMSGALTWVRSQLALYPKGAPRWLDAAVQMLGALLLVLPISFVYVRTRTRLKYDHSLVQTVIMLPIVVTAILVVVRDSLALAFSLAGIVAAVRFRNTLKESGDTVYIFGSIGIGFATGIHALAVATVLSIFFVTVELALWKFNFSAEFERTFARLCMPSGADLAAISSAIGEPAAKEPSNGQAPLGAGPVASEDRTSLLRIYVDGEVQARPPVEAVLERDTKRWALANVMPGDGGPTVLEYRVRPKKRVGLDMLREHLLKEGAPHVVAADEGERGTQ, encoded by the coding sequence ATGACGACGCCTGCCCAGAGCGCCCGAGCGGAGCCGTCGGCCTTGCGCGTCATCGGCCGGGTGACGGTGATGCGCCTGATCGGGTACTACCTCGCGGCGGGGCTGGTGCTTCTGGTCCTCACGGCGGTATTTCCGGTCAACGAGGCACCGGCCGGAGCTTCTTCTCCGGTGGACATGAGCGGGGCGCTCACCTGGGTGCGGTCACAGCTGGCCCTCTATCCGAAGGGCGCGCCACGCTGGCTGGACGCGGCCGTGCAGATGCTGGGGGCGCTGCTGCTGGTGCTGCCGATCTCGTTCGTGTACGTCCGGACCCGCACCCGGCTCAAGTACGACCACTCGCTGGTCCAGACCGTCATCATGCTCCCCATCGTGGTGACCGCGATCCTGGTCGTGGTGCGCGATAGCCTGGCGCTCGCCTTCAGTCTGGCGGGAATCGTGGCGGCGGTGCGGTTCCGCAACACGCTCAAGGAGTCGGGCGATACGGTCTACATCTTCGGCTCGATCGGGATCGGCTTCGCCACCGGGATCCACGCGCTCGCGGTGGCCACCGTGCTCTCGATCTTCTTCGTGACGGTCGAGCTGGCCCTCTGGAAGTTCAACTTCAGCGCCGAATTCGAGCGCACCTTCGCCCGGCTCTGCATGCCGTCGGGGGCCGATCTCGCGGCGATCTCCAGCGCAATCGGGGAGCCGGCCGCAAAAGAACCGAGCAACGGCCAGGCTCCGCTCGGGGCCGGGCCTGTCGCGTCGGAGGATCGCACCAGCCTCCTCCGGATCTATGTCGACGGAGAGGTGCAGGCGCGCCCGCCGGTCGAGGCAGTGCTGGAGCGCGACACCAAGCGCTGGGCCCTCGCCAACGTGATGCCGGGTGACGGCGGACCGACGGTGCTGGAGTACCGGGTGCGGCCGAAGAAGCGGGTGGGCCTGGACATGCTGCGGGAACACCTGCTCAAGGAAGGCGCGCCGCATGTCGTCGCCGCGGACGAGGGGGAGCGCGGCACCCAGTAG